From one Shewanella sp. GD04112 genomic stretch:
- the acnB gene encoding bifunctional aconitate hydratase 2/2-methylisocitrate dehydratase has product MLEAYRKHVAERAAEGVVPKPLDAHQVAELVKLVQNPPAGEEAVILDLLENRIPPGVDEAAYVKAAFLDAVAKGAATSPILSAERATELLGTMQGGYNIEPLIAQLDNPALAPLAAKALSHTLLMFDSFHDVVEKMEAGNAYAKQVVEAWANADWYLSRPKLADKVTLTVFKVSGETNTDDLSPAPDAWSRPDIPLHALAMLKNARDGIEPDVPGSVGPIKKLEELKTKGFPLVYVGDVVGTGSSRKSATNSVLWFMGDDIPFVPNKRAGGFCLGGKIAPIFFNTMEDAGALPIELDVSKMEMGDVIDIYPYAGQVKRHGSDEVISEFSLKTDVLLDEVRAGGRIPLIIGRGLTDKARAVLGLPASDVFVRPQDVADNGKGYTLAQKMVGKACGVAGVRPGQYCEPKMTSVGSQDTTGPMTRDELKDLACLGFSADLTMQSFCHTAAYPKPVDVNTHHTLPDFIMNRGGVSLRPGDGVIHSWLNRMLLPDTVGTGGDSHTRFPIGISFPAGSGLVAFAAATGVMPLDMPESVLVRFKGKMQPGITLRDLVHAIPLKAIEMGLLTVEKKGKVNIFSGRVLEIEGLETLKVEQAFELSDASAERSAAGCTIKLDKEPIIEYLNSNITMLKWMIAEGYGDRRTIERRIKGMEEWLANPELMSADADAEYAAVIEIDLNEIKEPILCAPNDPDDAVLLSSVAQTKIDEVFVGSCMTNIGHFRATGKMLDKFAKTLPTRLWIAPPTKMDKDQLTEEGYYGIFGRVGARIEIPGCSLCMGNQARVAEGSTVVSTSTRNFPNRLGTGANVYLASAELAAVAALLGRLPSVEEYQEYAKELDATAADTYRYLNFDQIDSYTQKASQVIFQSAV; this is encoded by the coding sequence GTGCTAGAAGCATATCGTAAACACGTCGCAGAACGTGCTGCAGAGGGCGTAGTCCCTAAGCCATTAGATGCACATCAAGTGGCTGAACTGGTTAAATTGGTTCAAAATCCCCCCGCTGGTGAAGAAGCCGTTATTCTTGACCTGCTAGAAAATCGAATTCCCCCCGGTGTTGACGAAGCCGCTTACGTAAAAGCCGCTTTCTTAGATGCGGTTGCCAAAGGCGCTGCAACTTCACCTATCCTGTCTGCCGAACGTGCGACTGAGTTATTAGGCACTATGCAAGGTGGCTATAACATCGAGCCGCTGATCGCTCAGTTAGATAACCCTGCTCTGGCGCCTTTAGCCGCTAAAGCCTTATCTCACACGCTGCTGATGTTTGATTCTTTCCACGATGTGGTTGAGAAAATGGAAGCGGGTAATGCCTATGCTAAACAAGTCGTTGAAGCTTGGGCAAATGCAGACTGGTACTTAAGCCGTCCAAAATTAGCGGACAAAGTGACCCTGACCGTATTCAAAGTCTCAGGTGAAACCAACACCGACGACCTGTCACCAGCACCTGATGCTTGGTCACGTCCAGATATCCCATTGCACGCTTTAGCTATGCTGAAAAACGCGCGTGATGGTATCGAGCCAGATGTACCTGGCAGCGTAGGTCCAATCAAGAAATTAGAAGAACTGAAAACCAAAGGTTTCCCATTAGTTTACGTGGGTGACGTTGTAGGTACAGGTTCGTCACGTAAGTCTGCAACTAACTCAGTACTGTGGTTCATGGGTGATGATATCCCATTCGTACCTAACAAACGTGCTGGTGGTTTCTGCTTAGGTGGCAAGATTGCGCCGATTTTCTTCAACACTATGGAAGATGCGGGCGCACTGCCAATCGAACTTGACGTCAGCAAAATGGAAATGGGCGATGTGATCGACATTTATCCATACGCTGGACAAGTGAAGCGTCACGGCTCAGACGAAGTGATTTCTGAGTTCAGCCTGAAAACCGACGTACTGTTAGACGAAGTACGTGCTGGTGGTCGTATTCCATTGATTATCGGTCGTGGTTTAACTGACAAAGCTCGCGCAGTGTTAGGTTTACCCGCTTCTGACGTATTCGTACGTCCTCAAGACGTCGCTGATAATGGCAAAGGTTATACGCTTGCACAGAAGATGGTCGGTAAAGCCTGTGGTGTTGCTGGCGTACGTCCAGGTCAATACTGTGAGCCTAAGATGACTTCTGTGGGTTCTCAGGACACGACTGGTCCTATGACCCGTGACGAGCTGAAAGACTTAGCCTGTTTAGGCTTCAGTGCCGATTTGACCATGCAGTCATTCTGCCACACTGCCGCTTATCCAAAACCAGTAGACGTTAACACTCACCACACTCTGCCAGACTTCATCATGAACCGTGGTGGTGTGTCTCTGCGTCCAGGTGACGGTGTTATCCACTCTTGGTTAAACCGTATGTTATTACCAGACACAGTAGGTACTGGTGGTGACTCACATACGCGTTTCCCTATCGGTATTTCATTCCCAGCAGGTTCTGGTCTAGTGGCATTCGCTGCCGCGACCGGTGTGATGCCTCTGGACATGCCAGAATCAGTATTAGTGCGCTTCAAGGGCAAGATGCAACCTGGCATCACCCTACGTGACCTAGTACACGCGATTCCATTAAAAGCGATTGAAATGGGTCTGCTGACCGTTGAGAAGAAAGGTAAAGTGAACATCTTCTCTGGTCGCGTACTGGAAATCGAAGGCTTAGAAACTCTGAAAGTAGAACAGGCATTCGAACTGTCTGACGCGTCTGCAGAACGCTCTGCAGCGGGTTGTACTATCAAGTTAGACAAAGAGCCAATCATCGAGTACCTGAACTCGAACATCACTATGCTGAAGTGGATGATCGCCGAAGGTTACGGTGACCGTCGCACGATAGAGCGTCGTATCAAAGGCATGGAAGAGTGGTTAGCGAATCCTGAGCTGATGAGCGCAGACGCCGATGCTGAGTACGCTGCGGTGATCGAAATCGATCTGAACGAGATCAAAGAGCCAATCCTGTGTGCGCCAAACGATCCAGACGATGCAGTATTACTGTCATCTGTTGCACAAACTAAGATTGACGAAGTGTTCGTAGGTTCTTGTATGACTAACATTGGTCACTTCCGTGCGACCGGTAAGATGTTAGACAAGTTCGCTAAGACGCTGCCAACACGTCTGTGGATTGCGCCACCGACTAAGATGGACAAAGACCAGCTGACCGAAGAAGGTTACTACGGTATTTTCGGTCGCGTTGGTGCGCGTATCGAGATCCCAGGCTGTTCACTGTGTATGGGTAACCAAGCACGTGTGGCTGAAGGTTCTACTGTGGTATCGACTTCTACCCGTAACTTCCCGAACCGTTTAGGTACAGGCGCTAACGTTTACTTAGCCTCTGCGGAATTAGCGGCAGTAGCAGCCTTGTTAGGTCGTCTGCCATCGGTTGAAGAATACCAAGAATACGCGAAAGAGTTAGATGCAACTGCAGCTGACACTTACCGTTACTTGAACTTCGATCAAATCGATTCTTACACTCAGAAAGCATCACAAGTGATCTTTCAATCAGCTGTATAA
- the rsd gene encoding sigma D regulator, with protein MLRELEKAEQKWGGSNKLIDQWLENRRKLLVHYCQIAGLPPYGKAEKSLPSFDHVKSFCDLLVDYVSEGHFEVYDQVVNACEKFGASSKTLAQQVLPKITPTTNAALDFNDKYAEAQDDQVLYQLDKDLSELAHTMETRFELEDKLLEVLHNQYSEHAQQA; from the coding sequence ATGCTGAGAGAACTCGAAAAAGCAGAACAAAAGTGGGGCGGTTCAAATAAGCTTATAGATCAATGGCTAGAAAATCGTCGTAAACTCTTGGTGCATTACTGCCAGATAGCAGGCCTTCCTCCCTATGGGAAAGCCGAAAAATCCCTTCCCTCCTTCGATCATGTGAAATCCTTTTGTGATTTATTAGTCGATTACGTCTCCGAAGGCCATTTCGAAGTCTATGACCAAGTGGTCAATGCCTGTGAAAAGTTTGGCGCCTCGAGCAAAACCTTAGCCCAGCAAGTACTGCCAAAGATCACTCCAACGACTAACGCGGCGTTAGACTTTAATGATAAGTACGCCGAAGCGCAGGATGATCAAGTGTTATACCAGCTCGATAAAGATCTTTCCGAACTGGCCCACACCATGGAAACCCGTTTCGAGTTAGAAGATAAATTGCTCGAAGTGCTACATAACCAGTATTCAGAGCACGCCCAGCAAGCCTAA
- the hemE gene encoding uroporphyrinogen decarboxylase, with product MAELKNDRYLRALLKQPVDMTPVWMMRQAGRYLPEYKATRAQAGDFMSLCKNHELACEVTLQPLRRYELDAAILFSDILTVPDAMGLGLYFEAGEGPRFERPTDTIDAIKKLAVPDPEDDLGYVMKAVSTIRRELNGQVPLIGFSGSPWTLATYMVEGGSSKTFEKIKKMAYAEPAALHMLLDKLADSVTLYLNAQVANGAQSLMIFDSWGGALSHTAYREFSLRYMQKIVDGLTRFADGRQVPVTLFTKGGGLWLEAMAETGCDALGLDWTVDIADARRRVGHKVALQGNMDPSMLYAPIPRIEEEVAQILAGYGEGTGHVFNLGHGIHQHVDPEHAGAFIKAVHAQSKQYHK from the coding sequence ATGGCAGAATTAAAGAATGATCGTTATTTACGCGCCCTACTAAAACAGCCTGTTGATATGACTCCAGTATGGATGATGCGTCAAGCTGGCCGTTATCTCCCTGAATACAAAGCGACTCGCGCTCAAGCGGGTGACTTCATGTCTTTATGCAAAAACCATGAATTGGCCTGTGAAGTAACGCTACAACCGCTGCGTCGTTACGAGCTGGATGCGGCGATTCTGTTTTCCGATATTCTGACAGTTCCCGATGCGATGGGTTTAGGTCTGTATTTTGAGGCGGGCGAAGGCCCACGTTTTGAGCGCCCAACAGACACTATCGATGCCATCAAAAAATTAGCCGTTCCCGATCCAGAAGATGATCTGGGTTATGTGATGAAAGCGGTTAGCACTATTCGCCGTGAACTGAATGGCCAAGTGCCATTGATTGGTTTCTCTGGTTCGCCTTGGACACTCGCGACTTACATGGTTGAAGGTGGCTCGAGCAAAACCTTCGAAAAAATTAAGAAGATGGCCTACGCAGAGCCAGCGGCGCTGCATATGTTACTCGACAAGTTAGCCGATTCAGTGACTCTGTACCTGAATGCGCAGGTTGCTAACGGCGCGCAATCGCTGATGATTTTCGACTCATGGGGCGGCGCGTTATCGCACACGGCTTACCGTGAATTCTCACTGCGTTATATGCAGAAGATTGTCGATGGCCTGACTCGCTTTGCCGATGGCCGCCAAGTGCCAGTGACCTTATTCACTAAGGGCGGTGGTTTATGGTTAGAAGCCATGGCTGAAACGGGCTGTGACGCCTTAGGCTTAGACTGGACTGTCGACATTGCCGACGCTCGTCGCCGTGTAGGCCATAAAGTGGCACTGCAAGGCAACATGGACCCATCTATGTTGTACGCGCCAATTCCACGTATCGAAGAAGAAGTGGCTCAAATTCTGGCGGGCTACGGTGAAGGTACAGGCCATGTGTTTAACTTAGGCCATGGTATTCACCAGCACGTTGACCCTGAGCATGCAGGTGCCTTTATCAAGGCGGTTCATGCTCAATCTAAGCAGTACCATAAGTAA
- a CDS encoding EAL domain-containing protein, producing MRIGNKILVFIAGFCLPAVVLVSYCLGYWFDHRVEQLRQDNLQHELTNVQQQFHIDLDRLSFLTNIYASPLSRVDGDLLESIESSWRESAISANLHWFILQGGQLQSVLANTSSIALPTQQEIARAVLAADKPQLAGAYLAGDVGLVVTAVAVAPEEFVLLVRQLSAQDLLEYAQVPLVTQVQMSSSNLATAKDYVGFVQIPSLLNNTPLYLQVQFSTEPFQEVKLDLDWVSVGIILLGVLIVALGYIWLRAGLLKPFKSMMKQLALVDPTASVYRPVSGEGNAELEVLASRVNSLLARIYQQKERGKTTLESIAEAVILTDIDAKVIYMNPKAESLLDVASCYAVGQSLASLLKAGEQLNQAVFHCMRLGETTPQVAKIKLLTATPRIIERSISNVLNHDKEITGTVVVLRDITQEELLKRQLQKRANFDGITGLWNRQAFEEQLPQFASQAKRIAVCYLDLEQFKLINDSCGHTAGDRMLALVARAIQSCLGPQTLLARLGGDEFGLVICDSTALSVAQQLKQIIAQVSLQVLHDKNCNYKVGLSIGVAFGRAPYINALELLKDADIACIAAKAKGTNQIHFYDDKDKELTYQRNAPKWAVRIAQAIEENELLLYYQPIRGLGASSKRQRMEILLRIQEPCGRILAPAQFIAAAERFKLMPEIDKEVIRKAFLWLSLNPQLWPDHCISINLSGNSLGAEGMVEYIAQQQHIFDIPSQCVCFEITETTAIQNRQRGMEMLRQLRKLGFSFALDDFGSGFASYGYLRELPVDYVKIDGCFVKSLAVNAKDYAIVKSIQDVCRVMGIETVAEFVENQEIIDRLQVIGINYAQGYAIGRPQPLASYCQQFDMQAAQRA from the coding sequence ATGCGCATAGGCAACAAAATATTGGTATTTATTGCGGGGTTTTGTCTGCCTGCGGTTGTGCTTGTGTCCTATTGCCTCGGTTATTGGTTCGACCATAGGGTCGAGCAGTTGCGCCAAGACAATTTGCAGCATGAGCTGACCAATGTTCAACAACAGTTTCATATCGATCTCGACCGCTTAAGTTTCCTGACTAATATCTACGCTTCGCCTCTGTCTCGGGTCGATGGCGATCTGCTAGAGTCAATCGAATCATCATGGCGTGAGAGTGCCATATCCGCCAATTTGCATTGGTTTATTCTGCAAGGCGGACAACTGCAAAGTGTCCTTGCCAATACCTCCAGCATTGCCCTGCCAACACAACAGGAAATAGCCCGCGCGGTACTTGCCGCCGATAAACCTCAGCTTGCAGGAGCTTATCTTGCAGGGGATGTTGGGCTCGTTGTTACCGCGGTTGCGGTTGCCCCCGAAGAATTCGTGCTCTTGGTGCGCCAGTTATCGGCACAAGACTTACTAGAATATGCCCAAGTGCCATTAGTCACTCAGGTGCAAATGAGCAGCAGTAATCTGGCAACAGCAAAGGATTATGTCGGATTTGTTCAAATCCCGAGTCTGCTGAATAACACTCCCTTGTATTTGCAGGTGCAGTTTTCAACCGAACCTTTTCAAGAGGTCAAGCTCGACCTCGATTGGGTTTCGGTGGGGATTATTCTACTCGGCGTGTTGATTGTGGCTCTAGGCTACATTTGGCTGCGTGCAGGCCTATTAAAGCCCTTTAAGAGCATGATGAAGCAGTTGGCATTGGTCGACCCTACGGCCAGCGTGTATCGCCCTGTGAGTGGCGAAGGCAACGCCGAGTTAGAAGTGTTGGCCAGCCGAGTGAACAGCTTACTTGCCCGCATATACCAGCAGAAAGAACGTGGTAAAACGACCCTAGAGTCGATTGCCGAGGCGGTGATCCTGACCGATATCGATGCCAAAGTGATCTACATGAATCCCAAGGCCGAATCCTTGCTCGATGTTGCCAGTTGTTACGCAGTGGGTCAGAGTTTAGCGTCGTTATTAAAAGCGGGGGAGCAGTTAAATCAAGCAGTATTCCACTGTATGCGCTTGGGGGAGACCACGCCGCAAGTCGCCAAGATCAAGCTTTTAACCGCCACGCCACGGATTATTGAGCGCAGCATCAGTAATGTGTTGAATCATGATAAAGAAATTACTGGTACTGTGGTGGTGCTGCGGGATATCACCCAAGAAGAATTGCTTAAACGCCAGTTGCAAAAACGCGCGAATTTCGATGGCATTACTGGCTTATGGAATCGCCAAGCCTTTGAAGAGCAGTTACCGCAGTTTGCCAGTCAGGCTAAGCGCATCGCGGTATGTTATCTGGATTTAGAACAGTTTAAGTTGATTAACGATAGTTGTGGGCATACAGCCGGTGACCGCATGTTGGCCTTAGTTGCACGAGCGATTCAATCTTGTCTCGGGCCGCAGACCTTGTTAGCCCGCCTCGGGGGTGATGAATTTGGCTTAGTGATCTGCGATAGCACCGCTTTATCTGTGGCGCAGCAGTTAAAACAGATCATTGCCCAGGTTTCGCTGCAGGTGTTGCACGATAAAAACTGTAACTATAAGGTCGGCTTGAGTATCGGGGTTGCCTTTGGCCGTGCGCCTTATATCAATGCCTTGGAGCTGCTCAAGGATGCGGATATTGCCTGTATCGCTGCCAAAGCTAAGGGCACAAACCAAATCCATTTTTACGATGATAAAGATAAAGAGCTGACTTATCAGCGTAACGCACCAAAATGGGCGGTGCGTATCGCGCAAGCGATTGAGGAAAACGAACTGCTGCTCTACTACCAACCGATCCGCGGTTTAGGGGCGAGTTCCAAACGGCAACGGATGGAGATCCTGCTGAGGATCCAAGAGCCCTGCGGTCGTATTTTAGCGCCAGCGCAGTTTATTGCGGCGGCGGAGCGCTTTAAATTAATGCCTGAAATCGATAAAGAGGTGATACGTAAAGCCTTTTTATGGCTGTCGTTAAATCCACAGTTGTGGCCAGATCACTGTATTTCAATCAACCTTTCTGGCAATAGCCTAGGCGCCGAAGGCATGGTGGAATACATAGCTCAGCAGCAACATATTTTCGATATTCCGAGCCAATGTGTCTGCTTTGAAATCACCGAGACTACGGCGATTCAAAACCGTCAGCGTGGCATGGAAATGCTCAGGCAGCTGCGTAAACTCGGGTTTTCCTTCGCATTGGATGATTTTGGTAGTGGCTTTGCGTCCTACGGTTATCTGCGGGAACTGCCGGTGGACTATGTCAAAATTGACGGCTGCTTCGTGAAGAGTTTAGCGGTCAACGCCAAGGATTACGCTATCGTTAAATCTATTCAAGATGTTTGTCGAGTGATGGGAATTGAGACGGTTGCCGAGTTTGTCGAAAACCAAGAGATTATCGATAGATTACAAGTGATTGGTATTAACTACGCTCAAGGCTATGCAATCGGACGACCGCAACCTTTGGCCAGTTATTGCCAGCAGTTTGATATGCAGGCGGCACAACGCGCCTAG
- a CDS encoding SDR family oxidoreductase, which yields MDGLTGKVVIITGASEGIGRALAIAMARVGCQLVLSARNETRLASLALEIANYGPTPFVFAADVSSASQCEALIQATIAHYGRLDILVNNAGMTMWSRFDELNQLSVLEDIMRVNYLGPAYLTHAALPYLKSSQGQVVVVASVAGLTGVPTRSGYAASKHAVIGFFDSLRIELADDNVAVTVICPDFVVSQIHKRALDGEGKPLGKSPMQEAKIITAEQCANMMLPVIATRGRQLITSLRGRLGRWLKLIAPGLIDKIARKAIASGH from the coding sequence ATGGATGGACTGACGGGGAAAGTAGTCATTATTACGGGCGCTTCGGAAGGTATTGGCCGCGCGCTGGCGATCGCTATGGCACGGGTGGGGTGCCAACTGGTGCTCAGTGCCCGCAATGAAACACGTTTAGCGTCCCTTGCCCTCGAAATTGCGAACTATGGTCCGACTCCCTTTGTTTTTGCCGCCGATGTCAGTAGCGCCTCTCAATGCGAAGCCTTAATTCAAGCCACTATTGCCCATTATGGCCGCCTCGATATTCTCGTAAATAACGCGGGTATGACCATGTGGTCACGTTTCGATGAGCTCAATCAGTTGTCTGTGCTCGAAGATATCATGCGAGTCAACTATTTAGGGCCAGCATATTTAACTCATGCCGCCTTACCCTATTTAAAGTCGAGCCAAGGTCAGGTGGTGGTGGTCGCTTCTGTGGCAGGGTTAACGGGCGTGCCGACACGCAGTGGCTATGCCGCCTCTAAACACGCGGTTATCGGCTTTTTTGATTCGCTGCGGATTGAGCTGGCGGATGATAATGTCGCCGTGACTGTGATTTGTCCCGATTTTGTCGTGTCGCAAATTCATAAGCGTGCCCTCGACGGTGAGGGTAAGCCCCTTGGTAAATCCCCAATGCAGGAAGCCAAAATTATCACCGCCGAGCAATGCGCGAACATGATGCTCCCAGTGATCGCGACCCGAGGTCGGCAGCTTATTACGTCGCTACGTGGCCGACTCGGGCGCTGGCTAAAGCTGATTGCACCGGGTTTAATCGATAAAATCGCCCGTAAGGCGATTGCGTCGGGCCATTAA
- a CDS encoding ImpA family metalloprotease — protein sequence MEIRLISATIALILAGCGGGSEDSGSTTPPTEPPVQPPAVTQYTASTSSVLGGKLAPTSQKVDAGKSASFSVQADNGFVLDSISGCGGTLTELTYTTAAMSADCAITPSFISNAENAIRHQDHTLASAHELIDFSTAELAKVDAARKAQITELYQGVGNSISWHPTHDSITFSSFMPENTFTLLPSNVDGSGASAVRGLVMAGEQQGQRYAAMGGNLFAVNNSDQSDKLLKNLIGWLTKGGDQQDGLSIVTAQMPSRADSWYFPHNEGIRTWLSKYYPDAHSINAANSCDYSALANCIDTLKPDLIVISDIDRDGLGYAGIQAAIAKAKAAGIPLLVSNYWRNQSPMLSPLYLEMGLSTAGNYWSKLNADNLSVSTILAEDKALTDVEKLLANLREQRFDTQVLNDCSGNYLSCNSSAFVEAFKAGADWYRSNAETLDNNDIDAFNSPNFSLMKAGLLLADKYRSEIDYPIAYTESAQWQQALFADWTVSYARAHNLAQADLGEYVTDRANLSKGSNAHYAYPATVTERKSITVPYSGQWTTTGWYALPGQTITLSRLDNTNANVEIKLNYHRRNTNRAYEQKVYRAPLELAQQRLKLAKRQSIEFSTPYGGPIYLYISGGEGALSVDVQAKNVAKHPSIMDFSNPAEITAFNDKIQNTELPHVDLRTDGAEQHLRRDRFMNAIGGKIPDVNALLKSIVEDHINSVYTLAGLKIQGKSLSESLPSDVLASCQALFGADCTDASLHTRSIIQHANYDQNAHCGSGCSGNPWDAAWNISPTGWGDNHELGHNLQTNRLNVQYATAANSDNWTGYGSRAGENSNNIFPYVVLWKTHYLRDGNTNTITDGHMNHKDLFYVFMSDAAGTTDTSGKRVVFGANCKVLDAGEDRYTAPWASNAYAVHNGYRMAFYIQMALKAHGMTLSDGTSLSNGFNIFTLLYQHSRIFGKYANNASDWEANRSKLGFELFPYEGHSVYGGKTVRDIPGNDFMLVSLSKLTGKDWRSHFDILGLRYSSLAAAQVMANASQGTVPMGMYELETDLPPANMSQGLSFIPLSLSDGSTLWKGTGSPSQCAKP from the coding sequence ATGGAGATTAGACTCATTTCTGCCACCATCGCCTTAATACTCGCGGGTTGTGGCGGTGGCTCAGAGGACTCGGGTAGCACAACACCACCGACAGAGCCGCCAGTCCAACCTCCAGCTGTGACTCAATATACGGCGAGTACAAGTTCAGTCTTGGGTGGCAAACTCGCTCCCACCAGTCAAAAGGTCGATGCGGGTAAAAGTGCCAGCTTTAGTGTTCAAGCCGATAATGGCTTTGTGCTGGATAGCATTAGCGGCTGTGGCGGTACGCTAACAGAACTGACCTACACCACTGCGGCGATGAGTGCCGATTGTGCTATCACCCCAAGCTTTATCAGCAATGCTGAAAATGCCATTCGCCATCAAGACCATACCCTTGCCAGCGCCCATGAGCTGATTGATTTCAGCACAGCCGAACTTGCCAAAGTAGATGCTGCCCGCAAGGCGCAAATCACCGAACTCTATCAAGGTGTGGGTAACAGCATCAGTTGGCATCCGACCCACGATTCCATCACCTTTTCGAGCTTTATGCCGGAAAACACTTTTACCTTACTGCCATCGAATGTGGATGGCAGTGGCGCCAGCGCCGTACGCGGTTTAGTGATGGCGGGCGAACAACAGGGCCAGCGTTATGCCGCCATGGGTGGAAACCTGTTTGCGGTTAATAATTCAGATCAGAGCGATAAGCTGCTGAAAAACCTTATCGGATGGCTAACCAAAGGCGGCGATCAACAGGATGGCCTTAGCATAGTCACGGCACAAATGCCGAGCCGTGCCGACAGCTGGTATTTCCCCCATAACGAAGGGATCCGCACTTGGCTAAGCAAGTACTACCCCGATGCTCACAGCATCAATGCCGCCAATAGCTGCGACTACAGCGCCCTCGCCAACTGTATCGATACCTTAAAGCCGGACTTAATTGTTATCAGCGATATTGATCGAGATGGCCTAGGGTATGCGGGCATTCAAGCGGCCATTGCTAAAGCCAAGGCCGCGGGAATTCCGCTGCTGGTCTCAAACTACTGGCGTAATCAAAGCCCTATGCTCTCGCCACTCTATCTTGAGATGGGGCTCTCTACCGCGGGTAACTATTGGTCCAAACTCAACGCCGATAATCTGAGTGTGAGCACTATTCTGGCGGAAGATAAAGCACTAACAGATGTAGAAAAACTACTTGCCAACCTGCGGGAACAACGCTTCGACACGCAAGTCCTCAATGACTGCAGCGGCAACTATTTAAGCTGTAACAGCAGCGCCTTTGTCGAGGCCTTCAAGGCGGGCGCGGATTGGTATCGCAGCAATGCCGAAACCTTAGATAACAATGATATCGATGCTTTTAACAGCCCTAATTTCAGCTTGATGAAAGCGGGGTTACTGCTCGCCGACAAGTATCGCAGTGAAATCGATTACCCTATCGCCTACACCGAATCCGCCCAGTGGCAGCAAGCCCTGTTTGCCGATTGGACTGTCAGCTACGCCCGCGCCCACAACCTCGCCCAAGCTGACTTAGGTGAGTATGTCACCGACAGGGCTAATCTAAGCAAGGGCAGCAATGCCCATTACGCTTATCCTGCCACAGTGACGGAACGTAAGAGCATCACAGTGCCTTACTCTGGCCAGTGGACAACCACGGGCTGGTACGCCTTACCCGGACAAACCATCACCCTCAGCCGCTTAGATAACACAAACGCGAATGTCGAAATTAAGCTGAATTATCATAGACGTAATACTAACCGCGCCTATGAACAAAAGGTTTATCGCGCGCCATTGGAGCTAGCTCAGCAGCGCCTCAAGCTCGCCAAAAGGCAAAGCATTGAGTTTTCAACCCCCTATGGTGGCCCCATTTACCTCTATATCAGTGGTGGCGAAGGAGCGCTTAGTGTCGATGTGCAAGCCAAAAATGTGGCTAAGCACCCCAGCATTATGGATTTTTCCAATCCCGCGGAAATAACGGCCTTTAACGATAAGATCCAAAACACTGAGTTGCCCCATGTGGATCTTCGTACCGATGGCGCCGAGCAACATTTGCGCCGCGACCGTTTTATGAATGCGATTGGCGGTAAGATCCCGGATGTTAATGCGTTGCTTAAGAGCATTGTCGAGGATCATATCAACAGCGTGTATACCCTCGCAGGACTGAAAATCCAAGGTAAGAGCTTAAGTGAGTCTCTCCCCTCGGATGTGCTTGCAAGCTGTCAGGCACTGTTTGGCGCCGATTGCACCGATGCCAGTTTACATACCCGCAGCATCATCCAACACGCTAACTATGATCAAAACGCCCACTGCGGCTCGGGTTGTAGCGGTAATCCATGGGATGCGGCTTGGAATATTTCACCCACGGGTTGGGGAGATAATCACGAGCTTGGCCACAATCTGCAAACCAACCGTCTAAACGTGCAATATGCCACTGCCGCCAATAGCGACAATTGGACAGGCTATGGCAGCCGCGCGGGGGAAAACTCCAACAATATCTTCCCCTATGTGGTGTTGTGGAAAACCCATTATTTGCGTGATGGTAATACCAACACCATCACCGATGGTCATATGAATCACAAAGATCTCTTCTATGTGTTTATGTCCGATGCCGCTGGCACCACGGATACCAGTGGCAAACGCGTGGTCTTCGGCGCCAACTGCAAAGTGCTCGATGCGGGCGAAGACAGATACACAGCCCCTTGGGCCAGCAATGCCTACGCGGTACACAACGGCTATCGCATGGCGTTTTACATCCAAATGGCGCTAAAAGCCCATGGCATGACACTCAGCGACGGCACCAGCTTAAGCAATGGCTTCAATATCTTCACCCTGCTGTACCAGCACAGCCGCATCTTTGGCAAGTACGCCAATAATGCCAGCGACTGGGAGGCTAACCGTAGCAAACTGGGCTTTGAACTCTTCCCATACGAGGGCCATAGTGTTTACGGCGGCAAAACGGTGAGAGATATTCCAGGCAATGACTTTATGCTGGTATCACTGAGTAAACTCACAGGCAAAGATTGGCGCAGCCATTTTGATATCTTGGGCCTGCGTTACTCAAGCCTCGCCGCGGCGCAGGTGATGGCAAACGCCAGCCAAGGTACGGTGCCTATGGGCATGTATGAGCTTGAAACCGACTTGCCACCAGCGAACATGAGCCAAGGCTTAAGCTTTATCCCGCTGTCACTTAGCGATGGCAGCACATTGTGGAAGGGCACAGGCTCACCTAGCCAATGTGCTAAACCTTAA